The Theobroma cacao cultivar B97-61/B2 chromosome 2, Criollo_cocoa_genome_V2, whole genome shotgun sequence genome includes the window TGCACTGACGAAAAAATTACTCTTTACAAACACTTGACATGTTTCTGTTTCTTGTTTTTCATAGGTCAATTATATACAAGTGAGGGTAATTACATCATGAATGCCACACATTCGTGACAGTAATCACGGCTTTAAATCTAAGAAATTTCTAGTCTGGCAATCACTCGCACTAAAGCCCAAATGGCATCTCATTCTCACTCTACAGACTTTGATGTGTAGCGCCAGAAAACCCCTCCAACTAGGTTGTTCAATGCATGAGAAGCCATGGGCACGATAAGGCTTGAGGATATGATTGTTGCATAACCATACACAATCCCAACAAAGGTTGCCCTGAAACATGAACACGCACCACATCTTGATCATACAAACCCGTGGTAACTACATTTCAAGATTATTCTGAAACTTCTATAAGCCTcctttctcaaaaattttcgCCATGTTTGTAGCAGTTGGGAGCAAAAATTGAGCATAATTGTAAGACGTAAACCATGAGAACAGAATTGATCGACTCATGATGTTAAAGAAAACTTCATGATGTTATCTGGAAGAAATCTAGCACTAAATCAATTAGATTTTAGATGTATACCACACTGCAAAGGAATACTTTCTCCCATTGCCCAAGTGTAGAACGCCAAAAAGAGTGGCAACAACTATGACACTCTTCCAGTCAAATCCAAAAATTGGGAGCAGTGCACCACGAAAAAGTAGTTCCTGGATATTGCGAACATTCAAATAGTATGATAAATCACATATCTAGAATAACAGAAAACAAAAGTGTGATGGAAACTGTAAAAACTTACCTCACTCATCCCAGGCAAAAAGGCAACAACTAAGTAATCATAAGGTTGTAGTGAAGAAAGAACctgcaaaagaaagaaagatgttGTTCGAGTTCAGCAAAGCAGTCAAAGATCTGCATATGTTTGTAGACAGAAGGATAACAAAGATATAGTGGATGCAGAAATGGATTCATATGTAGTTTTAATGAGTTAATAATAACAGATTCTACATATTGGCTCAAAGTGTTTCTATTTATCCAAACGTTAATACGCTGATCTATAACCTGAACTTCAAAGTGAAACTAGTAGAAGCCCAAGTAAAGACACGGGCATAAAGCAGAGTACGCTACCTACCTGCTGATTGGCTGCTTCACTTGACTCAGCAAAATTAGGCAATGTCTTCAATAGTACATAacgaaatgatgaaattaggATAACCAATGCAGTGATCAGCTCAAGATGCCACATCTGAAAACCAACTGCAAACAATTGGAGAAGCAGTGACAACTTTTGGTATATGATGGACCAAATTCTCCCAAATAGCATAATAGGAACACAGATGAGCATACTTGCATGCTTAAACAGACATGAGAAACCTTAAAAAGTGCATTTCATATCAAAATAGAACCCTCCAGTTTCTTCATACAGCACTGGACCTAAACtgttttttcaaataataaaaccattttcattattttaagaaCTGGAACACATTTCATCACCTAGGGATGTTAACAAAGAAGCCTTGTCTCAGTTTCTATGCAGAGCTAATGATTTCATTTCAAGCATGTGATAATTTCTCTGTCATTGAAACGTTAATCAACAACAGTTGTTGTTCAATTGTCTTTAATATTTAAGCTGTATTTAGGGCattatttcttcattttaaGAAGCAACTCCAGGCCAGAATACACAATGTCATTCTACAAGAAATGCCAAAGCTGAGACTTTGGGTGCCTCTTTTCATTATGTCACATGTAAAAGTTTTTTGAACAGGGTAATCCATTCCTCATCTATGTAGCACCAACCAGTTTTGCAATTTTTCACCAGTTCTAATATGAGTCGAGGCCAATTCATGCCCTGTTCTAGAGTCCTGCATGCCATTCTAATCCAACGGTCCACAAAAATAAAGATACCAAATTAGGACAATAATTTAGATTATCAGACTTATCATTGTGCAGTCAATTTCTGTTTTAAAGGATTCTCTTTCTATGGACGTGCAATATCACCAAACATTGTAGgagggaaagaaaaacaaaacaacttTTAACAACCATTTAGGAAGCAAGCTTAAAATGCAATATATACATGATACTTCCATGGAGCAGTCAAGAATGGGCAATCCTTCCATCGACCCAGCATGAGATACCTGATTtgccaaataaacaaaattaactCACAAATTCCTTTGTTTGGTCATGTTGAACTAAAGAAACTCAAGTTACTCGAGCTACTAAACAACTAATTGACAGAAACCAGAATAGGAAAAGGGATCTAACAGCAAAGATAagaatatcaaaatcaaactaGTGATTGCACGTGAGGAAGCAAACCTGTCTAATTATTAAACCTAAAGCAGCTATCAACCCAGAAGTGATGGTGCAGGCTTGAAGCACATTACTCCTGGAAGGCATGGAAATTGAATTCTGTGGAGCTGAATTATCAAAAGAATACAGACTGTTTCCATCATTAACATTATCATCCTTTGAGGGAGACGTGTCTGCTGGGACACTGCTGTCATCTGGCAAAGTCTCTTTAGTTCGCAAGGTGACACTTTTACGCAGTTGTGCCTCTCTTCTCAATTTTTTCATTGATTTACGACTAGCAAAGGCCCTTACACTAAATTTAGTACCCTGCAGAGGaaaagcatatatgtataaaaatttCTAGGACCAGAACGTTATTGACCTTATCAAATAAAGCAATACGAGGTAGCTTACACTGATACATTTTAGGGGTGAAAGCTCTTTGGCACCATAGTACCCAACTAACTTCCCACCTAttcaatatcatcaattttgcacaattaaagaaagaacaagaataAGAACATAACAATGAATGAACAAAAGTCTTTTGACTAATAATTTAGTTCTTGAGGGCAAATCTTATACACAGTGATGCAAAAATTAACATGAAGCATCAAAAGTTGCCCAATGTTATCATTCTTTTACTGTctttttaagtaaaattttagtgAAGCAAACGGAATCAGAAAGCAAACTCATGGAGAAGAGGCACTAACAGTTTATAGTGAGCAAACCCATAGCTGGTTACAGCTTCCGAATCCAAATGGATGTACCTTTAATCTGTTACACCccaatttttcaagaaaacaaGATAAGTAAAACACGAAAAGAAAGGAGGAGGGAGAGAGGGGGAGAGAAAATTCAACGGGAGCCAAACCTTTTTCCTGCAGTATTCTAATACTTCTTTTCTACGTTCTCAACTGGAGTTAGAAAATGAAGATATCAAATTAccaaaaacataaacaaaaaCGAAAAAGCTATAATGTCAAGTTTAAGGACCAAGGAGGATGAGGAAGACTGGAAGTGGAGAGCAAATACGAAATATCAAATATCCAACGCCTTCGAAACTAACCATGAGATGACGCCTTAAAATCGTCTTCCTTTCCCTTCCTTGTGTTTAATTCCAAGCCACGTGGAATATTGGAAGCTTAGTTTCGGAAATACTGGCATAAAGCCTATTCGGGTCACCAATTGCcatcatttgttttttttttttcaaaataaaaaccaataaaTCTGAAGATTGGTGAACAAACTAACAAATCGAACATCTGTGTTGCCTACTTGTTACAAcactttctattttttttatgattattaaCGACGATATTTAAGACCTCTTAGCGGATTTAAACCTTCACCAAAGCGGTCCGCAACAGGAGGCTAAAATCGACTGGAGAGTCTCAGCATCACTGGGTAATTTGACGACAGCCTTGAAGGGTCATGTTACCTAAAATGATGGCAGCACATATTTCAAAACTACATCTAAGAACACTTGCATCTCAATTTTGTCTATGATCCATCACAAATTGCATATGCTCAATGTCTCACTTCAGACAACAGAGGCACAATGCGAATTATTTTGCCTCGACAATTTGAACCTTACATTCTCTGCGGTTTCTAAAATAAGGCTATCGCAAAGAATTTATATACTGGTAAGAATATGTATACCAACCTAACAGGCACCATATGTTAAGACGAGTTAGACGAGGGAAAAACAAAGAATGAGAAAGAATGACTACGATAGTATCTATGATACAATTTTCAGAAGCTGATCACGAAATGGTAAGGCTTTGGTCCAGAGGATTGATGATCACAATCTTCGTTACAAAATGGTTCCCACTAGCCATATATGCAGGAGAAGACAATAAGCAATGAGGCCTAGTCTTGCTCTGGGACGACTACTTAGAGCTCGGCCACCAGATACCCTGTAGCAATTCAAAACAGATGTCAAGATCATAACAAACGAGTAAATTGCATAGAAAGCAAGCACTTAATATTCCCTCtaggaagaacaaaagaattttCCCCTTTCCCTCATAAAATGGCTAGAGCATTTTACCAAATTCCGTCAACTCGATCTGCAATCAACTTTCCTTGTGTTGGGATGAGGCCAGATGTGTTGAGAGACTTGAACAAATGACCTGCCAAAAAATGGGTGCATATGCTTTAAGTTCTGCAAATTCTGAGACCTGTACTAATgggaaattattttttcaaaaacaataaaaagaggATGCATTCTGAAGATGCCGACCTTTGTCCTCATCAGTTTCCTCATTGTTTATCAGGCGATCAGATTCCAAGTCAATATTAACTGAAAGATGGTCCGTTGATCCTTTTCGCATAGTTCGCACGTGAGCAGCTGATTGCACAGGAGATATTGTACTCTTTCCACGTGATACCTGCATAAGCATTAAAAAGTAATTAGATCTCCAAGAGCAGAATTTGCAAGGGATGTATGACACTATCAGTTGAAGCAAACAGAATACAAAACACTTGAGAAATCCAGTTTCAGCTTTAAAtgggagagagagagttgCTTTAAATTTACGAAAGGAAAGCATTTCCATTTGGGAGTGACATCATCATGAAATGAATATATAGACAGTACAAAGAGTCACATGATTATGCAAGTAACAGTCTATAACTATCaccactttttttctttacaacGATATTAGTTACCACAAACTAATTCAAACATTTCCCATGTGATTTCATCAAACATGcattgcaaaaaaaaatttccctAACCCATCCAATTCCATATTCACACACAGTACTATTGGGAAGTTACACTGAAATCCTCATCTACCACCACGTAGCGTTCTCAATGAAGAGGATCGAATATCCAACCATCACTTGAAGATGTTCTAATAATACATATAATCAAGTAAAGAATCAAAGATTACATCAATCAAGTCATTTGGTACATGAAAAGTTCATAATTAAGTTCTCTGAGATCACTATGAGCCATAAAACATTTAGGTCCAAGAACTAAATCAGTCATAAAGTAAAACAGTATGGTAATCATTGAAGCAGTTTCATTCACTAAAAATAGATCTTTTACACTGCACTTAAACTAAAGAATCATTCATACATATAATTTTAAGCTATCAGTAAGCAGTGGCTTacttagaaaaaaatttcagtgggttcatatatataatttgcatTATATGAATACACTTTTTTCACATTGtattattaaagaaagttttgcatttaaacccaaaagttttaattattgaaaaaaattgagtatatataaaaatttattaaaatgagatATTATCTCATGCAGTTACCTTTGATATAGTATTTGTCcataaattacaaattaagttttttaagAATTGAGTGGGGTCAACTGAACTGTCAtgcataatatattttttaatatccTCAAAAATACACTTAAATATCTGCCTAAGAACCACAACACAAGTAAGCACCTTACAACCCAactgtttaatttttttttttatgtatgatTTCAAGGCATCATCTTAGACAGCAAGATCTGCACAATACTGAACACACGATAACTAAAATGCTAGTTGAATAAAACAAGCTAGTAATACATGTATCAAACCACCGACAGCTCATAGCGACAAGATAAACTTCATAAATTAAGTTGATAACGAAAATGTTGAATGAAAATGTTGTAAGAAACAATATGTACCGCATCTTCAATTTCAGATGTTTCTGATCCAGTGGGTGCTGAAGGTGCTTCAAAGATGCTCCTTTCCTGGACAATCTCAGGCTGCACAGTCCTACTCTCAAGAGAATCTTCAAGTAACTTAACCTTAGTTGACAATTCATCCACAATCATTTGGCTTCCAAGCAACTTGATACCAAGTTCCTGTGCTTtggattttgaattttcagcCTCTGACAACAGCGTATTAACCTGTTTTTCTAAAACAGGTAAAAGTGCTTTCATACCAACAGAATTTTGGCCTCCAGTAAACTCTTTACCTCCCAAGACAGCAATAATCTTCTCCAAACCATATGTAACCTCAGAAAACTCCGTTTTCATCTCTTCCAAGTCTGGCTTATTTCTAACATTTTTTCCAATTTCTTCTTTAAGATGCTCAATTTCAAAAATCTGTCTTGAAAGTGTAGACTGTAGTTCTTCCTTCTCATAAGATAgcaaatttatttgattctgCAGATCAGTGAAATTATCAATAACAGAAAACAGTTTCTTAACATCAGCTGAGGTATGGGGCTCCAGGTCTTTTGACTCGACAAGAGGAGTTTCAATCCCACTTAGCTTGTCCAATAGAGTTCTTAATTGAGATGCTGACAGGAGAGGCTCTTCAGCTTCTGTAACAACAATATGATAAACAACAACATAATAAAGATTAATGACGATTGACAATCAAGAGCACAAGATTAACAAGGTGAGAAGGAAGACAtttacctttttctttcatcaacAAACTAAGGTTCAATGATAAAAGTTCtgcctctttttctttccatctGTCCTCTTTGGCTTGATAATCCTCTAACTTAAGCTTCACTTTTCTGCATGAATCTTCTAATGCTTCTACATCACTCTCCAACTTGAAAACCCTACTTTGatatatatctttttcttcaatggcTTTCTCAGAGGTGCTTCTGGTATCTTCCAATTCTTTCTGTAAATTATGAATGATAGTGGCCACTGCTGTACTTGTAGTTTCAAACAACTTTGCCAGACTTTGAACTTTTCTAGTAGCAGTCAACAACTTCTCAGCTGTCTTAGCATATTTGTTGCCAGCAACCTCTGTCTGAGCCATGTCATCTCCAACAAATTCTTCCACTTCTGGATGCAAAACATGGTTCAATTTTTCAAGCCCAGGAAGAGAGCTAAATTCTATAAGATTGTTCTTAACTTCAAACTGCAGGTCTCTAGTTGCATCTGTACAAGCAGAGAATAAAATGGCAAAATCATTCTGTAACATGGCTATAGCTTTCTCCTTTTCCTGTTCACGCATTTCCAGGTTTTTGACATTTTGTTTCAAGGATTCCATATTCTCGACCATACTTTTTACCTCGTCCTTTGCTGCCTGTAATTTTTTTGACAAGGCTGCTATTGACTCATCTAGTAAGGTTGAAAAACCTTCAAAACTATCTGCAAGGATTTTGGTTCGCAACTGGAACCCTTCTGCAGCCCTtctaaaacatgaagaaacATCATTAGCATTTACTGCATTTGCTTCATCATTCTCCATCTCAATGTTCACAGTATTATCGATATCAATGGAGAAACGTCTTGCCAGATGGGCAATATCCTGTAGTAAATGAAGAGAGCCagttataataataataataataaatgtcTTAAACTCATTCAGGagctaaaagaaaaaggatagTTTGGTATCACCTCCATGAGTGGTTGACCTTGCAGCAGTTCTAAATCCTTGTCAACCAAATGGTCCCTTGTGTTTTTAATGGTAAGATCCATGTATTTAAGGCGCTCCAAATTCCTGTCAAAGCATTGTTTTATTGTAGACAACAAACTTTGGTCTGCGATGAGCATTTGAAGATTGTTGATATGACCAATCAACTCTATGGATCTGCTTGCAAAGTTGCCACTGGTTCCCGCCAACTCTTCCATGCACGCATTCAGTTTCGAATTGAGAGTTGATATCTCCTGATCAGCAGTTATTTTCTCACCTTGAAGTGCAGAAAAATCCTTTTCTGCCTTAACCAATGCATCTTCTAGTGATTTAATGGTTGTGCCAGCATCTGCCAGCTTGCTAGCCAGGGTCTCAGTTTCGTCTTTTAGCTGTTTTAGCTCATTCTCCAAGTTGGTTATTTCCACTTGTGAA containing:
- the LOC18609650 gene encoding uncharacterized protein LOC18609650, whose amino-acid sequence is MGLLTINCGKLVGYYGAKELSPLKCISGTKFSVRAFASRKSMKKLRREAQLRKSVTLRTKETLPDDSSVPADTSPSKDDNVNDGNSLYSFDNSAPQNSISMPSRSNVLQACTITSGLIAALGLIIRQVSHAGSMEGLPILDCSMEVSFGFQMWHLELITALVILISSFRYVLLKTLPNFAESSEAANQQVLSSLQPYDYLVVAFLPGMSEELLFRGALLPIFGFDWKSVIVVATLFGVLHLGNGRKYSFAVWATFVGIVYGYATIISSSLIVPMASHALNNLVGGVFWRYTSKSVE